The sequence below is a genomic window from Lolium perenne isolate Kyuss_39 chromosome 7, Kyuss_2.0, whole genome shotgun sequence.
CCCACATATAACGGGTTTCAACTCCTTAGAACTTGGAAAATTTTCTCCATTCCAAGAAAATTCAGTTTCTAAGATGCAAAGTTTGCAGAGGCACCACTCCGTCATAATCTTTGCGTCTCGTGTTCTCCTCTCATGCTGTGGTGCAGCTAGAATGAGTCCCGCCCCACTGGTTGCCACATCGATAGCAGAACTCGAATTTACACCTGTGCATGAAAGAAGGAACCATTAGAAATTTCAGCAACAAACATTATTATGCAAAAGCAATGCAAGTTATGCAACAAACAGAAGAATAATGTTAGCACTAGCTATGTACCTGCAGGTAATGTGTAAGCAGCCttcggttttctcgacgaagaacTGGCACTTGGGGCACCTCTTCCACTTCTTCCCCTTGGCCATCTCCAGCAGCATCATGTCCTCCTTGCCTCTGTCACCCTTGCCGAGCTTCCTGTAAGCGGCACAGTCGGCGCCAGCGTGCCACGGCACGCCGCACCGCGCACAGAACAGCCTCCTGCACACCTGGCACTCCGACTGTGAGACATTGCCATCATCGGCGTCGTCCACCAGCATCATCGCCGAGCAGTCCTTGAACGGACAGTAGGTCCTCTTGGCGCCGAGCATCATGGATTCGCAGAGCGCGGCGCCCCAGCGCTCGAAGACCTCCCGTGGGAGCATGTCCTGGCAGAGCGCCGGGTCTAGGACGCCGGTACACCGCTCCTCGGGGCACTTGACGTCGGCGATCCTATCCTGGATCTTGGCGCCGATGTAGCCCCCGAGGCAGGCCGTGCAGAAGGCGTGCGCGCAGCCGCTGCTGGCGCGGTGTGCGTCCGACGCAGGCACGGCGTCCATGCAGATCTTGCAAAAGACGAGCGCCGAGGCGGCCGCGGCAGTGGCATTGGGCCTCGAGGACGAAGACAAAGATTCACCGGCAGAGGAGCACTCACCTATGGCAACGAAGGGGGCTGCACTACTGCTGGTGCTGGAAGCGAGACGTGCTGGGAGAAGCGCACGGGCCGAGGTGGAAGCCGCGATggcggatgacatgatcacctccTGGAGCTGGAGCTCGGCGGCGTACTTCTCGTCGGATATCGGGAAGAGCTCATCGTCTTCAGCGACGTCGGCGTTGTTCCGAGCGTGGGCGAGGGCTGAAAAGTAGAAGTCGTCGACGACGCCGGTGAGGTCTGGGTTGCAAGATTCGGCCGCCATTTCTTTCTGCGAGGTGAGGAGGTCGATAGCCTCTTAATCTGGGGTCTGTTGCAGACTTGCAGTGTTTAAGTATCCACTAATTCGATGGTTAATGTCGAAGCCAATACGTCGCGTCTTTACAGGAGCCAATACATCGTCTACTCGTCTTGGTATTCCTGCGAGGCGGCGATaccagatttttttttttaagGAACGGGCAGTCGAACTGCCATCCGATTAGATAGAAAAGAGTTTTAATTACAAAAGATCCGCATGCGGACCGAAAAACAAAGGACCAATAAGGAAACCAAAAGCACTAGCACTAGAAGCACTAGGCAGAATTCCCGTCCCCGGGATCCTGGGTGTGCGCATACGCCCTCTGGGCAATGTCCTCCTTGACAAGAGCCGCCACGGCCGTCGGTTGCAATGCGGTGTTTTGAAACACCCGCCTATTCCTCTCCTTCC
It includes:
- the LOC127318541 gene encoding E3 ubiquitin-protein ligase RSL1-like is translated as MAAESCNPDLTGVVDDFYFSALAHARNNADVAEDDELFPISDEKYAAELQLQEVIMSSAIAASTSARALLPARLASSTSSSAAPFVAIGECSSAGESLSSSSRPNATAAAASALVFCKICMDAVPASDAHRASSGCAHAFCTACLGGYIGAKIQDRIADVKCPEERCTGVLDPALCQDMLPREVFERWGAALCESMMLGAKRTYCPFKDCSAMMLVDDADDGNVSQSECQVCRRLFCARCGVPWHAGADCAAYRKLGKGDRGKEDMMLLEMAKGKKWKRCPKCQFFVEKTEGCLHITCRCKFEFCYRCGNQWGGTHSSCTTA